Proteins encoded in a region of the Nitrospirota bacterium genome:
- the ruvC gene encoding crossover junction endodeoxyribonuclease RuvC codes for MRIVGIDPGSILCGYGVVEQDDRKNLLHVSSGVIALPKKEPLHIRLKQLHEDIRDIMKLYDPEQAVIEKVFFAKGVKAALHLGHARGVILLAVAEEGVVLQEYSPNEIKKAVVGYGRAEKRQVQKMVKTILSLDEEPSPDGADALALAICHLNTMNFRSCLVDP; via the coding sequence ATCAGGATTGTAGGGATAGACCCCGGAAGTATTCTTTGCGGATACGGAGTTGTAGAGCAGGATGATCGCAAGAACCTTTTGCATGTAAGTTCAGGAGTAATAGCCCTCCCCAAAAAAGAGCCTCTGCATATAAGGTTGAAGCAACTGCATGAAGACATCAGGGATATCATGAAGCTGTATGACCCGGAGCAGGCAGTTATAGAGAAGGTCTTTTTTGCAAAGGGAGTAAAAGCAGCGCTTCACCTTGGCCATGCAAGGGGTGTCATTTTGCTTGCTGTGGCTGAAGAGGGGGTTGTTTTACAGGAATATAGTCCAAATGAGATAAAAAAAGCGGTTGTAGGATATGGCAGGGCTGAAAAAAGGCAGGTCCAGAAGATGGTAAAGACTATCCTCTCCCTTGACGAAGAGCCCTCTCCTGATGGTGCTGATGCCCTGGCCCTGGCTATCTGTCATCTAAATACAATGAACTTCAGGTCTTGTCTGGTTGATCCGTAA